The genomic segment TTTGACTCGAGCGATATTTCCAAGGATCTTCTTATCATCGCCTGTTCCTTCCTCGATAGCCGCACGTTTTCTGATATCAACTCGTTGAGAAGCATAAAACTTGAGAGAGTTACCACCAGTTGTGGTCTCAGGATTACCAAACATCACCCCTATCTTCATACGAAGTTGGTTGATAGCAATTAATGTGCAGCCAGATTTACTAATAGCCCCTGTTATTTTTCGAAGCGCCTGAGACATCAGACGTGCCTGGAGACCCATATGAGAGTCACCCATAGATCCTTCGAGCTCTGCTTTTGGCGTCAATGCTGCGACAGAGTCGATGACGATAATATCGACGGCATTTGAATGAATCAAAGCGTCGACGATTTCGAGTGCTTGTTCACCATAGTCTGGCTGAGAGATAATAAGTGCCTTAATATCCACACCAAGCTTCGCAGCATACTGTGGATCGAGTGCGTGTTCAGCATCGATAAATGCCGCTGTTCCTCCTGCTTTCTGTACCTCTGCAATCGCATGGAGTGCAAGCGTTGTCTTACCAGAGGATTCTGGTCCAAATATTTCGACGATACGCCCCTTTGGATATCAGCCACCGAGGGCCTCATCCAATTTCAGACTCCCACTCGATATCATCTCGATAGGTATATGGACTTTTTCACCCATTACCATCACGGCTCCAGCGCCATATTGTTTTTCGATCATTTTGAGCGCGGCCTGGAGAGCTGCCTTTTTATCTTCGTTCATAGAAAATATTAAAAATTAAATGTACTAATAGAATTAATTAGTACACCCATTGTATCGAGCAAATTTATAAAAGCAAATCTTTTTTACAGAAAGTTTATATTTCGGTAAAAAGTTGATAACCATCATTCTTTCTCGATGTCCTGTGTCCTTCTATCTCCTTGAAAGGAGTCTTTTATAGTGTTCCTTGAGACTTTCTTCTGTGCCATACGATATCTTTTTTCCTTTACATACCTTACAGGTAAATTTCATTTTTTTTGCATCGAGCCGTTCTGTTTCGACGATAGCATTGCAATCATGGCAAAAGAATACGATGCCTCCTCGCTCTGGATTGAAGGTAATTTTTTCTTTTCAGTATGTAGAGACGTTTACGAGATCACTTTTGATACCATAAAAACCAGCACTTTTTTCATCTCAGGGAGATTTTATTTCATTTGTTTCGTCATTCATAAGAGAGTATTAGTGTATAAATTGGTTGGGGATGGGAGCTATGCCTTGAATGGCATAGCGAGTAATTCGATCCTTGGTGAGAATCCCTCAAAAGGTGAATTGGTTGGGGATGAGGGATTCGAACCCCCGGTGTCGGAGTCAGAGTCCGATGCCTTACCACTTGGCGAATCCCCAACAAAGCCCCTGTATTGTAAAAAAGATACCCGATAAGTCAAAAAGATTATCTTTTCTTTTTACGGTCTTTGCTGAAAAAAATCAAGTATTTTAGTTTATTTTTTCTCTCACGATATAAATAGGTCTATGAATTGATTCTTCATTGATATTGGCTATATAGAGCCCGAGTAATCCCAGCGATATCATCACGATACCCATCATCATCGTATTTATGACTATGACGATCCCGAGATTGCTGAATTGCATATGTATAACCCCTATCTTATCAAGTGCCTGGAATACGAGTAATATACTAGAAGAACACGTTATAAGTACACCTATAAATCATACAAATTTCAAGGGAAAAAAAGAAAATGATGTGAGATTATTCACGGCTAATTTTAACAGTCTTCTATAATTATAGCTCGCTTCTCAGGTGAGCCGTTTTGTGCTCGAAAATACCACACCTTTCCTCTTAAAACCAAGCCAATCAATCAGTCATCGATACATACGATTTTTTTCTCCGCATTGCTTGTACGCATCGACGACTATTCTGTCGAGCAGCCTGAAATCTGTTGCCCCTGGCTCAAGTTTAAACTCTGAGAATGAATTGAAGATTTTATAAAAAAGAACTGATGATAATTTCTTTATCCAGGAAGCACCTTTATTTTCTGGTCGTATATTGTATACGATCTCGTACCCTTCTTCCCAGAATCGCAAAAAATCATGTATATTTTCCACAGGGTGTTGACCATCAGCATCCATCGTGATGACACTATCACCTCCTGCTGCATCAATTCAAGCACTGAGAGCCAATTCTTTCCCAAAATTTCGTGACAGGTTGAGTCATTTTACTTTTTTATCTTGCAACCCAATTTGATGGATTATTTCCCAACTCTTATCTCGACTTCCATCATTGACGAAAATAATCTCATACTCATAGTTCTCTGATACCCTACTCAGAACTTCCAGTAAATCGGCGTACACATAAGGAATATTTTTTTCTTCATTGTAGACAGGTAAAACAAAAGAAATGAGCTTCTTATTTATCATTCAAAAATCAATTAAGGAGTTTTATTCTAGTGTATAGTTTTATTTTTATAATCAACGGTTTTCTGTCTTGATTTTTCTTTTTGCAAGGATACAATACGTCTCTCTTCTTAATTTTTTCTATGTCTATAATAAAAGAGTTCAAAGAATTTGCTATGCGTGGCAATGTCGTCGATCTCGCTGTCTGAGTCATTATTGGTTCAGCGTTTGGTAAAATAGTAACTTCTTTAGTCACGGATGTTATTATGCCTTTGATCGGGGTTCTTACGGGGGGAGTGAATTTTACAGATTATAAAATCATTCTCAGAGAATGATTATTGGCTACTACTGATGGCGCCTTGGCTCGTCCCCCTGTTACCCTGAATTATGGTACTTTTCTTCAGGTAATTCTCGATTTTCTCATTGTCGCATTTTGTATATTTCTCGTTATCAAGGCGATGAATAAGCTCAAGAAAAAAGAAAAACCAGCACCAAAATGACCGACACAGGAGGAATTATTGACTCAGATCCGTGATCTTCTCAAAAAGAAAAAATAGTTGTCTTTCCTCCAAAATACATAGAGTGTCTGTATGGATCTCCATGCACTTTTTGCTTCCTATAACTGGACACTCTCTGTCTCAGAAGAAGCCCTGTTTCGACGATTTCTTACACTCTTTATCGCATATAATTCTCATACGAATCTCTCCGCTATTCGTGATGAGGAGGGGATTATCATAAAGCATTTTATAGATTCTCTAGCCGTTCTTCGCGCTGTGAATGTAGAATGAAAAATACTCGATATCTGATCAGGTGGTTGATTCCCCGGTATTCCTCTCAAGATTATCCAACCTTCACTCCAGATGACACTGCTCGATAGTGTCGGGAAAAAGGTAAAAGCGATGAATTATTTTGTGCAGGAACTGGGATTACAGCATATCTCAGCTCTTCAGGAGCGAGCGGAAATCCTCGCAAAAAATAGGGACTATGCGGGAAAATATGATTATGTGGTCTCGCGAGCGACAGCGTATATGAGCGATATCTTGCCTTGGTCAATGCCTTTTTTGAAAAGAAATGGGAAGATCATTCTCTATAAAATCTACTCTGAAGAAGAACAAAAAGATGGGGAGCAGATGGCGAGAAAATTGTGATTGATCCTCGAAACTGTCTACCAATACGAGCTCGCAGGGCAGACACGGTGTCTCTATATTTTTCAAAGAAATAAAAAAATCATCTAGGATGAGTTTTTTATATATTTTGGCGGTGTTTTTCGGTCCAAGGTTTTCATTTTAGTTGCTATCTGTTTAGAATCTTAGGCTTTCTCATTATAAATAAATATTTAAAACCCCGTAAATAAAAATTGTATTGTCTCGCTCTATTGTGCCAAAGTCAAGTATTTGATGTCTGGTTGTGTCTCGTCAGACAGACAATATCAATTGACTCAAAATATTTTTCTAATCTCTGCCACATAAGAAAACCTGTTGCAGTAAACTTTTTTTTAATCCATTGATCTGCGATTACCCATGCTATCACTTTCCCTGGTTTTAAAATTCTTGCGCCTTCGGATGCCACTTTTTCAAGTTCATCATAAAATTCAATATTCTCACAAGAAATTTTGCCAATACATCGCCCATCCTCAGAATATCTAATATTATCGGAATAAGGAGAATCGATAAAAAAGAAGTCAACTGAATTATCTTCAAGTGGAATTTTTCTGGCATCGTTTTTGATAATGTCTGGGCGAACAATATTTAGGTCATAACCGATTACTCGTCTATTTAATTCTTTAGCTACATCAATCGTTGTCCCACTGCCACACATTGGATCAACGACCAAATCACCCTCTTTTGTGTACCTTTGGAGCAAATTCCAAATGACAAAGGCGGGCGTTACACCATTGTATTTGTTGTTTCCATGAGGTTTTTCGCCATAATTTTGACGAGGAAAATCCCAGAGTGTTGTTGATTCAATTTGCATATCATACAATTTTTAAAAATCAGGAAAATGTGTTGCTCGATTCCTAGATGTTTTTTGTTTCTACTTCAAACAGTTTTCTTGGAAAATCCTTGTGGCTAATTTTATATCCAAGAGCACCGTCAGAACCCTTTACTGTGTAGTGTGTCTTTTTATTTCTAGCAACACTTATCCACTCTACTGGCTCATGTGTCTCGTTAAGAAGACTTTTCAGTTCGTTAAAACTTAATGATACAATCCCATCCTCTCCACAAACCAATAACAAAAAAACTTCATCCAACTTATTTTTCATTTCCAGAATCTCGTTTTGGTGTTCTTGGGCGAAACTAAATCTCCAAGGAGACATCCTTTTAGCTGAATGCTTAATAAAAAGACCTATGTTTTTGTTCACAACATAAGAAGCATTGCTTTCACTCGGAAAGGGTTCGATTGTTATACTCTGATCTGATTCATGAAGCAATTTTGCTAAAACAGCTCCATGGTAAAATTCAAATTCTTTAATCATGTTTGGAAGTTTTTAGAAAACGGATATTACCTCTATATCTATAGAAAATACGAGCTTTCCCCAATTCGTTATAAAGAATATTTATATGGTGAATTGCATTAGGATACTTTATCAATTCCATTTCCCTGTCACCAATAAATCATTTTGCACGTGTAATAGTATTTTTGTCCATTTCTCCCTCTTTTTCTGTATATCCGGATATACTTTTCGGAGAGTGAACTGCTAGTGATTCATCCCCAAGCGGGCAAAATCCTTCTATGTAACTAATCAGATAATCAGGTAAACAGTTTTTCCCAAATAGTTCAGAAAGTGCTTTTACTTTTTGAATTGGCTTTATATTTTGCTTTAAAATTTCTTCAATATTTTCAGTATCAAAATTAAAAAGCTCAAAACTCATTTCACCTTTATCTACGACAACATTCGTTTTATCAATACTTGCCGCCGAAACAGCAGTAATTCTTTCGCCGTCAAGCCATACAGGTGTTCGCTTGTCTTGTTTTCTTGATTCAAGAGATAATCTATGAAAAATGAAACATTTTTGCCAATCTAAATAAAGCGATTTAGGAATTATCAACTCAAAGTATTTTAAGTAATCATTTCGCGAGCCAAACATTCTAGCTCGTTGAATATAAGTATCTTGTTGTAATTTATGTTTTACATCTCTTGTAAAAAACATAGACAAAAGATTATTAAAGGTAACTCCTCGGGAAATAATATTTCCACCAATAACCACAGTAAAGGGTGCGGTGGGGTCAGTCGCCGTCCGATTGTCCGCCGCGTTTACTTCTTTATCACTGTTCATTACAACAATGTTATTTCTGTCTATGTGGCCAATGGCGTATTTTGTTATTTCGTTCGCATGTTCTGGGTATCTTGCACTGGCAATTTCCCATATTCTTTTAAAGTATGCCTCGTGGTTTGAATCTTTATCGTCCTTCAATACTTCAAAAGTTTTAACAATTTGTTTATAGTCAACCGTATGGTCAGCTTTCTTGCTACTTGTATGAACAAGCATGGAGTAATTCTTTTCTGGGTCATTAACAACAGAGTTTAAATATCCCACATTTACTATGAAGCTAAATAATGCTTCTCGTAAATGTTTTGGGTAATCGCCCGCGTCCGGTAAAAAAGTTAGTCTATATGGCAAATCTTCTGTAGAAACAGGGAAGAATATGTCCTGCCCTGTATAATTTGAATGTGGCTGAAAATCAATCCAAAATTCATTTTGATTTTGATGAGTTTTGTTTAAATCAAGACGAGCGGGTGTTGCTGTAACACCGATATAAGTACCTTCCGAACCAATCAATTTTTCTGTTAGTTCATTTATTTTACTCTTCTCTTTTTTGTTTATTTTTGAGTTTGGTGTCGCATAATCAGCTTCATCATCAATTACTACTCTATTAGAGTGTCCATCTAGCTTTTGAATAAGTTTATGTAAGTCTTTTGAATTTTTCTTACAAAAAATAACCCACTGATGGTCTCCAATTTTTACTTCGGGCGGTAGAATTTCACTAAACTTTTTTGGAGAAGGAGAAAGACCTGATATTTGAAAGCGCTCGAGATTTTGTCCCAAAAGTTGGACACTATCATTAAGTAAGGCAATTACAATCTTAAAACCAACATCAAGGAGTTTTGCTGTTAAAGCAATCATCATTTCTGTCTTTCCGCTTTGCGGTTCGCCATAAATAACAAAAGATTTTTGTCCTTTTTGGGTATTCTCAACGGCACTTTCTACAACAGCCTTAATTCTGTCTACTTCTTGATTCATTGAGACAAGTTTAGCCAAACGCCTTTCATAGCGATTATTGTTTACAGTATCTCGTCTTAATTCATTTAAGTTAAAATTTGGCATATTTTTAAATTAATGCAATAATTTTTTAAGATCATCGATAAACTTATCAAACATTTTCACTTTATTACTTTCTTCAATATTCGTTTCGCTCAAAACATAACTCCCATCGGTATCTATCTCAACAATCGCCCTGCCTTTCTTCGATGGTTTTCTAACTGTAAGCGTCCCATCCTCGTCAGGTGTTACAAAATAGACTTTGATATGTTTTGTCGCTTCGTCAGAAGCAAGTTTGATTTTCCAATATCCTGTTTGAGCGATTCTTTCTCGCAAAGTAACTTTGCTTGATAAAACAGCGATAACTTTACTCGTTTGTGGATTAAAAATTATCAAATCAACATCAGGTAAGTGTGAGCCAAATTCTCCATAATCAACAATCAAGTTTCTTTTTACTAAACTCAATTCTTTCGGGAGATTTGATCCATTGGTTCTTTCGAGACTATTTCCATTTACAACTCGCAACCCCAAAGCATTCACCTCGTCTGTGATGATATATTCTATAAGTTTTTCAAGATTTTTTCCCTTGAAAGCTCGCCAAGATTGCTCATGGTCACCGCCTGTGAAATCTATTTTGTGTTGTTCTTTTGCTTCCATTAAGACATTGGAAATATGTCTGTATGCCTCAATGCCATATTTTTTCTTTTTCGAGTCGTAAATCACAATGAGATCGTTTATAGTCATATTTTTTCCATTATTAAAATAAATTCGGTCGGATATGCCGATATTTTGTTATTATCTGTTATTTTTGCAAATTTTCCTGTCTTCTCATCTCTCACTGATGGTAGATTTTTGGACGGAATCTCTCTCTTGATAACATCCGATATTTTGAAACCGAGATTTTGTAATTGTTCAGTGAAAACTTCAGCATTCAATATCTCTACGCCTTTTAGGCTCGTATTACCGATAACTATGCAGGTTTTCCCACCTTTCTTTAAGATCCTTTTCATTTCAGAAAAAACCTGATTCATTTCACTAAAATAGGTCGAAACTTCTTCGGCGGTTTTTTTATCTTTCTTTTGGAGTTCGCTTCTTATATTTTCAGCAAGTTCACTGTTCAAGACCAAATCTTTTTTATTATGATATGATGTCCCAATAAATCTTTTACGAAAATGGCTCAAGTCTTTTGTATATTCTAACCACAAAGCGGTTAATTGGTGTAAATCTGCATACTCATAAGAGGTAACATAAGGCGGTGAAGTAATGATCAAGTTCGCAGAATTATTTTTTATAGGAATTGTCCGAGCATCTGTACAATAAATTTTGCTCTGTACTTGCAGATAATCATTCTCCTTTAATAGTTGGTAAAGTTTTACATTCCCTCTCATCATCATTTTTATTTGTTTGTAAAAGGTTGAAATTGGTTCAGAAGGTTTTTTATCCATATCTCTTGTTGGCTTGTTGCTCTTTTGAAGCCATATAGAACAGTTCTTTAAAATATTTGAAAATCCGCAGAAGAAAAAATCTCTCATATCTTGATCATCAAGCTTTGAAATCTCTGCAAAAATGAAAGCGAGTTTTCTTTTTTCTTCAGGTTTGAACCAATAATCAATCCTTTTATGTTCGGGTGCTTTTACCTTTGTATCTTCACTATATGTATCCAGTTTTACCTTTAAGGAGGCAAATGCTTCTTCAAGTCTACTTGGATCAATTGGGGTAATTTTTGCTTTTGTGATTAAGACTGCAACAGGATTTATATCAACCCCTGCTGAACATCTTCCCTTAATTTTTGACTCAACGAGCGTAGTCCCACAACCACCAAAAGGATCAACAATTAAATCCCCCTCTTTTGTATATTTATCAGCCAAGCGAGAAACTATTTGAGGAATAAATTTTGCGGGATAACGATGATATCCGTGTGTGGCATAAGCTGTATCTTTGCGTGTCTTATCAGAAAAAGACCACGAATAGTCTATTTTTATTTTTGAAAATTTTGTTTTGATTTGGCTCATAGCTATTCCATTAAATCATTGAAATTATATCTTGAGAAATACTAGTGTCCTCAAGCTGTTGATGAGTATATGAGATTTTGAACATTTTACCAAACGAAATAAGAGAATGCTGTATTTTCTCAATAAAAAAACCCACCTACGATAGGTGAGTTACGATATATTTTGGCGGAGGGACTGAGATTCGAACTCAGGGTGACTTGCGCCACGACAGTTTTCAAGACTGTTGCATTAAACCGCTCTGCCATCCCTCCAAAAAAGTGCATAGGCATAGTATAAAAGTGCATAGAAAGGATTACTTTCTTATAACAATTCATTTCTGCTGCATTTATAACGCGTTTGCATTGTAGAAAAAAGACCCAGTCTGTCAAAATTATTTTTCTTTTTCTGATGATTCTTATCGTATCATCATATCTACGTCACTCTCTCAACCTCAACTCAAAAATCACAATTTTCTTACCACGAGAAAAGCCCATACATCCAAGAAAAATAGAAAAAAGTATTGCTTCTCTCGGAATATAAGTAAAATTTATAGGAAGACGTAAAAAGTCCCCTAGATGGTAGAGATAGAGATAGAGCAAAAGAGCGAGAAAGGAACTGTTTTTTCTTATAAAAGAATCAAAAAATCCTGCTCTTTTATTTTTTCTTCTTTCTCTTTTCTTTTTATAAAAAGTTATGCGCAAGCAGTCTGGTTTTACATTGATAGAGCTCATGGTCGTGATGGCAATCATTGCTATCCTGGCGACTGCTGGTCTCTCAGCGTATACTGGGTATTTGAAGAAAGCGAGGGATGCGACACGAATCGAAGATTTGAGAGCTATAGAAACTATTATACAAGCATCTTTAACAGTTAGTGGGAATGCTCCTGATCTGAGTACTCTTATTGCCAGTATTACGAGCACAAATAATGAAAAACTTATCCGAGACCCCTTGTATGATACAGTAAATAGCGTTAACAGGGAGGTTTGTCTTTTTGACGCTACAACCCAAGATTTCTGTTGATATTATTATGCTCCGTGTAATAATGGTTGATATATCCTTAGGACTAAATTTGAATCCACTTCAAATATTATCAAATATACTGATGACCCACTTCAAAATGCTTCGTGAGTTTTAAACTCTATCAATGACTATGATTTATGAAGCTGTGATGCGTTAATAAATATAGACGATCTTGAGAATGGATTGATTGATTAACTAACAAAAAATCCTTAGAGACTCTAAGGATTTTTTGCGTGAATTATATATTACAATTATTTTTGAACTTACTTGGACTCTTAATTTTGTCTCTTTCTGCGTAAAAGAGCGAGTGTGCCAGCCACCCCAGCAAGGATCCCAACTCCTGGTTCTGGAATCGTATTTGGCGCGTATGCAAAATGAAGTCCTTCATTGAGATGTGTATCTCCTGCGACAGCAAATTGCGCATTTCACACACGTGTTGCATCAGCGTAGTTGGTAAAATTGATAGTTTGTGCTCCCGCATTCACTGGGATATTATAAGAAAAGGGAAGGTCACCAGAATTAATTGCCAATGTCATTGTAGGAGTTGCATTATTCATTGATTCAGTACCATCAAAAGCGATAATGTCAGCTCATGACCCGCCAACTATCTGATATGCAAATCGACCATTCGCGTCATTAGTAACACTCGGAGCTCCACTACTGGCTACCATCTGGTAAAAACCACTTACGGTAAGTACCCCACCATTTGGTCCGACGTCTCCAGCGTTGAGCCCTACTTGGATAGTAGAACTGTAAATACCGTCAAGACTATTGTTGTTGATAAATATCTGACTAATTCATGGAGTAGTACTGTGTAATTCACTTACGCCACTTACGGATTGATCGAGTGTTGGTGTGGAGACGGTACTGTTCGGAAGTGTACCACCAATAAGTACCGTTGCCCCTTCCACTTTTTCAGCAGAAGTTGCAATACCGAGAGCAGCAAGAGCTGTAACGATTTTTGCACTCAATCCTGAGATAGCGCTTACTTTTTTTGATGTTTCTGAATTATTTTCAAGTGTATTTATCATAGGATAAAGAAATAAAGTAAAACTACTGACAAGTACAGTATAATTATATATTTTACCTGTCAAATATTTATTGTATAGATTATTTGGTTTCTATTTTTACTCGGAGAAATCATCGTGGAGCATTATTTACTGGTATGATACTGCGTACCTTTTCCTCTATAGCACTCTGAGCAACCGTTACCGTATCACTCTTCCATGTTTGTAAATCAGGGGATGATTCTACTATATAGTTGAGATTGGTAGCTTCTGGATTCTTTGGGAAAGTAACACACAGATACCGTGCACCATTTATGATTTCAAATTCGCAAACAATAGGGCTTTTGTTTGCAACAGTTGGGTTAGTACGAAATCAATACTCTGCGAAATTACTCATCCCATCCTTATCAGGATCACCATCGGCTGGAGTCAGCATACCGAAGTTATCATATTCCCATTTATCTGGAATACTGTTAGCATTGAGATCAGGATTTGGAGGCATGGTATTTGGTGTGTACGAAAAATGAAGCCCCTCATTGAGAGTGGGGCCATCTCCCGAGACAGCAAATTGTGCATTTCATACACGTGTCGCATCGGCATAGTTTATCAGATTGACAGTTTGAGCACCAGCACTAATAGGGATATCGTAAGAGAAAGGAATAGAACCGGAATTAATTGCTACTGTCATTGTAGGAGTCGCATTATTCATTGATTCGGTACCATCAAATGTGACAATATCATTTGAAGATCCTCCAACTATATGATAAGCAAATCGACCATTAGCATCATTAGTAACACTTGGAGCTCCACTGCTGGCTACTATCTGGTAAAAACCACTTACAGTGAGTACTCCACCATTTGGTCCGACGTCTCCAGCGTTGAGCCCTACTTGGATAGTAGAACTGTAAATACCGTCAAGACTATTATTATTTACAAATATCTGACTGATTCATGGTGTAGTACTGTGTAACTCACTCACGCCACTTACAGATTGGTCAAGTGTTGGTGTGGAGACGGTGCTGTTTGGGGCTCAGGTGATATTTTTTATTACTCACCCCTCCGCCGAACTCGCCAATCCAAGTGCTGCAACAGCTGCTATAGCGGTTGACTTGAGTTGGCTGAGTTTTCCTCATATAAATGCTCCGGTCTTTTTTGGCTGAATTGATTTGTTTGGCTCACGAACTGATGTGTTGGCAGCGAGTTTCATACTCAAGAGAGTGGTTATCTCACGAACTAACACATATATTATACGACTATGTTTACCCTGTCAATATATTTGTGTGAGTTTTTATAAGTCCAGGACTTAAGATGCATCAATTATGGGAGCTTTGACTCAGAAAAACCCCCCATTTCTGGGAGTCTTTTCTTATATGGGAATTTATTGACACAAATCTGGGAAGAGCATACAGAAAGGATCTTCTATAACCACATTGATTCGTTTAGAGCAGCTCACAATACTTGCATCAAGGAGAGTCGGATCAGTCGTGATGCTCTGATTAAAATAATTGTGAAATGTCGCAAGAGAAAGATAGGTATCTCCTCGAGTCGCTCCTCAAGTCATAATGAGCGTGTCAGCATTTATGATGCCGAGACTTTTAATAAGAGCACGAACTCCAGCGAGTGAACTATCATAGAGCCCGATACATTGTGACTTGAGATTGAGAACGAGAATTTCATACACTGAGAGCGCGTTTGTTCCTCAAAATAGAGTTTTCCCTTGTTCATTGGTTTGTCGTGAGATAAGCCCATTTGCAAGGGCGGTTTCAGCTATGGCACAAACCCATGGTTCTGAGATATCACTAAAAATATTTTGGCATTGATAACCCCTCGCTGGTAATAATTTCATAGCAGTGAGCATGATTTTGAGATATTCTTGTCGAGTGATTGCCTCATCGAGTCCATAATTTTCAGGCGTATCAAAATGACTCGCGATAATACCAATATTAGCAAGTGCATTAGCTGCATCCATAGGATTATTCTCAAAGAGAGAGGATTGCATCTGTGTCTTACTCGTTACAACACATGGACGAGAAGACTCATTTGGTATACCACAATAGGATATATCGACTGGCTGACCAGAGTAAGTTTCTATACATTGAGTGGTACGATATTGTATACTATTTGAGCATGTTCCCCATTCACCGATTATCCATCCATACACCATAATGCTCTGTGCATAGCATGTTTCTCCTGTTGATGAACCGACGATTCCACATCTCCATTTCCACATACCTTCTCCATTTGATCCAAGAGTTGTTGGGTCAAATGTGACGCCCATCACGACACTTCCTGAAGCACAGAGATTTTCCGACGGGGGAGCAATAAATACATCCTTGGTAGCACTTCCACACTTTGGTGTGAGATAACACAGTTCATATTCACTGATTCTTTGATTGGTTTTTACGAGGTCACGAGTGACATCGCGTAATTTTGCCACATCTTGCTGACATTTGCCTTGTTCTTTCTTCTTGAGTTTCTTACAAGTATCATTGGCTACATTGGGATCAGAGAGAAGACGTGTCTGTATGTCTCCGAGACGTTTTTGCTCCTTGAGATTCTTCTGATATTCCCGTGTTTCTTTATCCTTGTTTTTGTTGCAAACAAAAGTATTTTTATTAGCATTACCACCATCTCTATCAGTTTGGGATATACCAAAAGAAATACCAACGGTCAGAAGAATAACAGCGAAAACGATGGCATTCTTTGCAGTGTGTATCATAAAAAATGATAAAAAATAGAGCGTTCTTTCAAAAAATATACCAATGGCAAATAAATCGAAGTGGACACTATGAATAGTAGTAATTATTACACTTTGTCAAATATTTTCTGTAGGAATTTTCAAGAGAGGGAGACGATTTTTTGCTCACCACTATAGTCCCTTCTCCATGAGAATGGTGTGTATCTTTTGTTCCACTTCCTCCATTTTTTGAGCGTCTTTCTCCCTCTCATGGTCATACCCCATCATATGGACCATTCAGTGTATGATGATGTATTGTAGTTGTTCCTTATAGGTCGTTCATCGCTCTGACGCATAGAGCTTTATTTTTTCTAGACAGAGATAGATCTCCCCTGCGATATCTTTTTCCGTTTGCACACTTTCCAGGTAGGGGAA from the Candidatus Gracilibacteria bacterium genome contains:
- a CDS encoding BsaWI family type II restriction enzyme, producing MTINDLIVIYDSKKKKYGIEAYRHISNVLMEAKEQHKIDFTGGDHEQSWRAFKGKNLEKLIEYIITDEVNALGLRVVNGNSLERTNGSNLPKELSLVKRNLIVDYGEFGSHLPDVDLIIFNPQTSKVIAVLSSKVTLRERIAQTGYWKIKLASDEATKHIKVYFVTPDEDGTLTVRKPSKKGRAIVEIDTDGSYVLSETNIEESNKVKMFDKFIDDLKKLLH
- a CDS encoding DNA methyltransferase is translated as MSQIKTKFSKIKIDYSWSFSDKTRKDTAYATHGYHRYPAKFIPQIVSRLADKYTKEGDLIVDPFGGCGTTLVESKIKGRCSAGVDINPVAVLITKAKITPIDPSRLEEAFASLKVKLDTYSEDTKVKAPEHKRIDYWFKPEEKRKLAFIFAEISKLDDQDMRDFFFCGFSNILKNCSIWLQKSNKPTRDMDKKPSEPISTFYKQIKMMMRGNVKLYQLLKENDYLQVQSKIYCTDARTIPIKNNSANLIITSPPYVTSYEYADLHQLTALWLEYTKDLSHFRKRFIGTSYHNKKDLVLNSELAENIRSELQKKDKKTAEEVSTYFSEMNQVFSEMKRILKKGGKTCIVIGNTSLKGVEILNAEVFTEQLQNLGFKISDVIKREIPSKNLPSVRDEKTGKFAKITDNNKISAYPTEFILIMEKIGL
- a CDS encoding prepilin-type N-terminal cleavage/methylation domain-containing protein, with the translated sequence MRKQSGFTLIELMVVMAIIAILATAGLSAYTGYLKKARDATRIEDLRAIETIIQASLTVSGNAPDLSTLIASITSTNNEKLIRDPLYDTVNSVNREVCLFDATTQDFCGYYYAPCNNGGYILRTKFESTSNIIKYTDDPLQNASGVLNSINDYDLGSCDALINIDDLENGLID
- the ybeY gene encoding rRNA maturation RNase YbeY, with translation MFYYTLFDTPKILTKKYIQSVGRALEEVTKIPQKGSINIIAVSLEEITRLNTQYRGKKGATDILTFPYLESVQTEKDIAGEIYLCLEKIKLYASERGTTYKEQLQYIIIHGMVHMMGYDHEREKDAQKMEEVEQKIHTILMEKGL